The proteins below come from a single Gossypium raimondii isolate GPD5lz chromosome 2, ASM2569854v1, whole genome shotgun sequence genomic window:
- the LOC105787554 gene encoding scarecrow-like protein 15: MRVPVSSPQSNHCQSPKPNNNTNTSSTRNISFHGATINSVSTSCYEPTSVLELRRSPSPGHDNPVDHHQHQQQQQQHQAPLEWDEHVLRNMDWDSIMKDLGLDDESVPSIKTIPPQENHIQNLPEFTSCELTHPTEFNNLYDFYPSHNIDISNTTTYGFNNMGNFINSGFDFIEELVRAADCFDTQELQLAQVILARLGQRLRSPSGKPLQRAAFYFKEALLSLLTGGLTRTTRLSSWNDIVQTIKAYKAFSGINPIPMFSHFTTNQALMEAVLDGSSPLIHIIDFDIGFGGQYASLMREMFERHDHSRKFIRVTAVVPEEYAIETRLIKDNLVQFASELKLRFQIEFVLLRTFEMLSFKSFKFIDGEKTAILLSPLIFRSLGLNLTAFLNDLRRVNPTIVVFVDNEVWMESGTTSFRKNFVNGLEFYAMMFESLDAAVVGNGEWVRKIETLLLRPRILAAVETAARSTAPPWRERFRGAGMRAVHLSQLAEFQAECLLGKVQVRGFHVAKRQAELVLCWYESALVATSAWRC, encoded by the coding sequence ATGAGAGTCCCCGTTTCTTCTCCACAAAGCAACCATTGCCAAAGCCCTAAACCTAACAACAATACTAACACTAGTAGTACTAGGAACATAAGTTTCCATGGTGCTACTATTAACAGTGTTTCAACTTCGTGTTATGAGCCTACTTCGGTTCTTGAACTCCGGCGAAGCCCGAGTCCCGGGCATGATAATCCGGTGGATCATCATCAGCAtcaacagcagcagcagcagcatcAAGCTCCACTTGAGTGGGATGAACATGTGTTACGAAACATGGATTGGGATTCCATCATGAAAGATTTGGGATTAGATGATGAATCAGTACCGTCCATCAAAACTATTCCACCACAAGAGAATCATATACAGAACCTCCCTGAGTTTACTTCCTGCGAGTTAACTCACCCAACTGAGTTTAACAATCTATATGATTTCTACCCGTCTCATAATATTGATATTTCTAATACTACTACTTATGGTTTTAATAATATGGGGAACTTCATCAATTCCGGGTTTGATTTTATAGAAGAGCTTGTACGAGCCGCTGATTGTTTCGACACCCAGGAATTGCAGCTAGCTCAGGTGATATTAGCTCGGCTTGGTCAGCGGCTACGATCACCGTCCGGGAAGCCGTTACAAAGAGCGGCGTTTTATTTCAAAGAAGCTCTTTTATCTCTTCTCACCGGCGGGTTAACTCGTACGACTCGGTTATCGTCGTGGAACGACATCGTTCAAACAATCAAAGCTTACAAAGCTTTTTCAGGGATTAATCCGATTCCGATGTTTAGTCATTTCACGACCAATCAAGCTTTAATGGAAGCAGTACTGGATGGATCATCACCGTTGATTCACATCATCGATTTCGATATCGGATTCGGCGGTCAATACGCGTCGTTGATGAGAGAAATGTTTGAAAGACATGACCATTCACGTAAGTTCATACGTGTAACAGCGGTGGTACCAGAAGAATACGCTATAGAAACAAGGTTAATTAAAGACAACCTTGTGCAGTTCGCTTCAGAGCTTAAATTAAGGTTCCAGATTGAATTTGTTTTACTTCGTACTTTCGAAATGTTgtcttttaaatcttttaagTTCATCGACGGTGAAAAAACGGCGATCCTTTTATCTCCGTTGATTTTTCGGTCTTTGGGTTTAAACTTAACGGCGTTCTTGAACGATCTCCGGCGGGTTAATCCTACCATCGTCGTGTTTGTTGATAACGAGGTATGGATGGAGTCCGGTACGACATCGTTCCGGAAGAATTTCGTTAACGGACTGGAATTCTACGCTATGATGTTTGAGTCTTTGGATGCGGCGGTCGTGGGGAACGGGGAATGGGTGAGGAAAATAGAGACGTTGCTTCTCCGGCCAAGGATATTAGCGGCAGTGGAAACGGCTGCGAGGAGTACGGCTCCCCCGTGGAGGGAGAGGTTCCGTGGGGCGGGGATGAGGGCTGTGCATTTGAGCCAGTTGGCGGAGTTCCAAGCGGAGTGCTTACTGGGGAAAGTTCAGGTCAGGGGATTCCACGTGGCGAAACGACAAGCTGAGTTGGTGCTTTGCTGGTACGAGAGTGCCTTGGTTGCCACGTCAGCATGGAGGTGTTGA